The following proteins come from a genomic window of Aricia agestis chromosome 19, ilAriAges1.1, whole genome shotgun sequence:
- the LOC121736811 gene encoding guanine nucleotide-binding protein G(I)/G(S)/G(T) subunit beta-1: protein MNELDTLRQEAESLKNAIRDARKAACDTSLAQATANLEPIGRIQMRTRRTLRGHLAKIYAMHWGSDSRNLVSASQDGKLIVWDSHTTNKVHAIPLRSSWVMTCAYAPSGSYVACGGLDNICSIYSLKTREGNVRVSRELPGHSGYLSCCRFLDDNQILTSSGDMTCALWDIETGQQCGQFTGHTGDVMSLSLAPDQRTFVSGACDASAKLWDIRDCQCKQTFPGHESDINAVTFFPSGFAFATGSDDATCRMFDIRADQELAMYSHDNIICGITSVAFSKSGRLLLAGYDDFNCNVWDSMKSERAGILAGHDNRVSCLGVTENGMAVATGSWDSFLRIWN, encoded by the exons ATGAACGAGCTCGACACCCTCAGGCAGGAGGCGGAATCGCTCAAGAATGCTATCCGG GATGCACGTAAAGCCGCGTGCGACACGTCGCTGGCGCAGGCGACGGCCAACCTCGAGCCGATCGGCCGCATCCAGATGCGCACGCGCCGTACGCTGCGCGGACACCTCGCTAAGATCTACGCTATGCACTGGGGCAGCGATTCCAG GAACCTGGTGTCGGCCAGCCAGGACGGCAAGCTGATAGTGTGGGACAGCCACACCACGAACAAGGTGCACGCGATCCCGCTGCGCTCGTCGTGGGTGATGACGTGCGCGTACGCACCGTCCGGCTCATACGTCGCGTGCGGCGGGCTCGACAACATCTGCTCTATATACAG CCTGAAGACCCGCGAGGGCAACGTGCGCGTGTCCCGCGAGCTGCCCGGCCACTCCGGCTACCTGTCCTGCTGCCGGTTCCTCGACGACAACCAGATACTCACCAGCTCCGGCGACATGACTTG CGCGCTGTGGGACATCGAGACGGGCCAGCAGTGCGGCCAGTTCACGGGGCACACGGGCGACGTGATGTCGCTGTCGCTCGCCCCCGACCAGCGCACGTTCGTGTCGGGCGCGTGTGACGCTAGCGCCAAGCTGTGGGACATACGCGACTGCCAGTGCAAGCAGACCTTCCCCGGACACGAGAGCGACATCAACGCTGTTACG TTCTTCCCATCGGGGTTCGCGTTCGCGACGGGGTCGGACGACGCGACGTGCCGCATGTTCGACATCCGCGCCGATCAGGAGCTCGCGATGTACTCGCACGACAACATCATCTGCGGCATCACGTCGGTCGCGTTCAGCAAGTCCGGTCGCCTGCTGCTCGCCGGATACGACGACTTCAACTGCAACGTGTGGGACTCGATGAAGAGCGAGCGCGCCG GCATCCTCGCCGGCCACGACAACCGCGTGTCCTGCCTGGGCGTCACCGAGAACGGCATGGCCGTCGCCACCGGCTCCTGGGACTCGTTCCTGCGCATCTGGAACTAA